The Candidatus Binatia bacterium genome segment AATTAGTTTTCTCCGGACTCGGATTGTCATTATCTGACGAGTTTTTTCCGCACCGCTTCCCGCAGATCCTTTTTGGAAATCTTTCCCACAGCAGTGGTCGGAAGCCGGTCTAGAATTTCCAGCCGCTCGGGTAGTTTAAATCTAGCGATGCGCTTCTCTTCCCGAAGGAAACTGCTGAGATCTTCTAGGGAAAGCGCCGCTCTCGGTCGAAGGACTACGCACGCGCAGGCCCGCTCGCCCAAGACCGCGTCAGGCATGGCGACAACGGCGGCGTTCAGCACGGCGGGATGGGAAAGAATCAAGCTTTCGACTTCTTCCGCGCTGATCTTTTCGCCGCCGCGGTTGATCGTGTCTTTCTTCCGGCCTTCCACGATCAAGTTGCCGCTCGGATGGCGCCGCACGAGATCGCCGGTGCGGTAGAAGCCGTCGGCGGTGAAGGCGGTCCGATTGTAGTCGTCGGCCTTATAGTATCCCCGGATGGTGTAAGGTCCGCGGCAAAGAAGCTCGCCGATTTCCCCGGGCGCGACTTCTTTTCCGTCATCATCGACGATTCTCGTCTCATCGTCCGCGCTGGCGGGCCTTCCCTGCGTTTCCAGAATGACCTCGATGGGATCGCTGCTGCGAGTCGCGCAGAGAAGCCCTTCCGCCATCCCATAGACTTGCGCCACGACTGGGCCGAAGGCTTTGCGCGCCAGCCGCGCCGGCTCGGCATGGAGGCGCGAGCCGCCGACGATAAGAGTTTTGATCGAGGTCAAATCATAATGCGCTCGTCGAGAGTCGGCGAGCCAGGTGATCACCGAGGCCGGGACCGCCGGAATCCAGGTCACACGCTCGCTTTGCACCAGAGAGAAAACCGTCTCCGGCTCGGGCGACGGCGCAAGAACCACGCGCGCGCCCAGCAGCAGTGCTCCTTGTATTCCCGGGCA includes the following:
- a CDS encoding AMP-binding protein encodes the protein MLNGAVPWPDDFARLYRERGYWAGVTLGEAFDQSVQKNSDRVAVVDGKRRVKYGELRVLVDRFALHLAEREISGGKRVVFQLPNVLEFIVAYFACLKVGAIPLACLPAHRHAEIEYLARFTGAAAWFIPSEFRNFDYVAMAEELRDKLPSLREIFVVGERTGRGMTRVADLLDDAIENRLPAKSLERLRPDPDAPAVFQLSGGTTGLPKVIPRTHNDYLYNSKQFAAVTDFDGETVILVSVPIAHNFPLACPGIQGALLLGARVVLAPSPEPETVFSLVQSERVTWIPAVPASVITWLADSRRAHYDLTSIKTLIVGGSRLHAEPARLARKAFGPVVAQVYGMAEGLLCATRSSDPIEVILETQGRPASADDETRIVDDDGKEVAPGEIGELLCRGPYTIRGYYKADDYNRTAFTADGFYRTGDLVRRHPSGNLIVEGRKKDTINRGGEKISAEEVESLILSHPAVLNAAVVAMPDAVLGERACACVVLRPRAALSLEDLSSFLREEKRIARFKLPERLEILDRLPTTAVGKISKKDLREAVRKKLVR